In the genome of Panthera uncia isolate 11264 chromosome X, Puncia_PCG_1.0, whole genome shotgun sequence, the window GAACAATATTCAGCCTACTACAATGTTCAAATGATCCTATGATTTACACTGTCATATAAACATTGACTTCCAAAACTGTGTCTCTACCATATATCCCTCTTTTGAGCTCCATGCTATTTTATTCAACTTACTTTTCGACTTCACCACCTATATTCTCTACCTTGTActaaatgtcttctctttcagttCTCTCTCCCTACCCAAAATCTCTCTGGGATCTTTATCTTAATTAatgtagaaatggaaaaatattccatgctcatgggttagaagaacaaatattcttaaaatgtctatgcCACCCAAAGatatttacagatttaatgcaatccctataaaaatacaaagtattttttcacagaactagaaaaaacagtcctaaaacttgtatggaaccttaaagaccccgaatagccaaagcaattttgaaaaagaaaagcaaaactggaggtatcacaactccagacttcaagatatataaaaaagctgtagtaatgaaagtagtatggtactggcacaaaaatagacatatagatcaatagaagaagataaaaaacccagaaataaatccacaattatatggtcaattaatctttgacaaaggaatgaatatccaatgggggaaataacagtcttttcaacaaacagtgctgggaaaactagacagctacatgaaaaagaattaacctggactactttctaaaaaatttttaatgtttattcatttttgagagagagagagatggagcatgagcaggggaggagcaaagagagagggagacagagaatcagaagcagggtccaggctctgagctatcagcacagagcctgacacgggactcaaacccacgaactgtgagatcattacctgagccgaagtccgacgcttaaccaactaagctacccaggcaccccaacttggactactttcttacaccatatacaaaaattcaaaatagattaaagacttaaatgtgaggtGTGAAgtaataaaaatcctaaaagagagcatAGGTAGTAATTTCTGATGACATTGGCTctagcaacattttcctagatatgtctcctgaaacaagagaaataaagcaaaaagaaactattgggattacatcatcattaaaagcttttgcacagtgaaagaaacaaaactagaaggcaacctactaaatgcgagaagatatttgcaaaagacatatctgataaaggattagtatcctaaatatataaagaacttatacaactaaacgcccaaaaaccaaataatccaattaacaatgggcagaagacatgaacagacattactccaaagaaggcatagagatgatcaacagacacatgaaaagatgttgaacatcattcatcaggggaatgcaaatcaaaactacaatgaatatcacctcacacttatcAAAATggccaaaaacaaagaaacaacaaatgtttacaaggatgtgaagaaaaaggaaccttcttacactgttagtgggaatacaaactgtgccaccactgtggaaagcagtatggaggttcctcaaaaaagttaaaaatagaactaccttataatCTAGTAAtgacactactgggtatttacccaaaaaatacaaaaccctCATTAAAGgtatacatgcacccctatgtttataggagcattatttacaatagccaaattatggaagcagcccacatgtccatcaacagataaatggataaaggagtgatatatacattggaatattattcagccacagaaaaaaatgaaatcttgtcacttacaatgacatggatggagctaaagagtataatgttaagcaaaataagtgagtcagagaaagacaaataccatatgatctcactcatatgtggaatttaaggggaaaaaaggagcaaagtagaaaagagagagagagaaaccaagaaatagactcttggttatagagaacaaactgatggttaccagaagggaggtgattggggggatgggtaaatgggtgatgcaaattaaggagtgcacttgtcatgatgagcactgggtgatgaatggaattgttgaatcactatattgtacacctgaaagtaatataacaccatatgttaactatattggtctaaagtaaaataaattaaattaaattaaattaaattaaattaaattacattaaaacacTAAGATTCAACAAGCTTCCTAAACCAGACTTTCTTAGTGTCCACATCCAATCAGTTACCAAGACCTATTGATTGTACCTCCCTTAAACTACTCAACAGCCTCCTTTCTGATCTCCCCACCTAAAGTATTGTCCTATCCTACAAAAAGCTGATTCCAAGaatgcctgtgtagctcagtttgttaagtgtctgactcttgatttcagctcaggtcatgatcttatgatccATGGATTCAAGACAcatcagggtccacactgtctgcttggcattctctctctccatctctctctgcccctcccccacacactcaGGCAttcactctatctctttctctctcaaaatagataaatatacttaaaaaaaaaaaaagatgattccaggggcgcctgggtggctcagtcggttaaacgtccaacttcggctcaggtcatgatctcacagttcgtgagttcgagccttgcatcaggctctatgctgacagcttagagcctggagcttgtttcaaattctgtgtctccctctctctctgctcctccctcgctcatgctctgtctctctctccttcaaaaataaataaaaacattaaaaaaatttttaaggtgattccagaatgtcatattcAATAATCCTTAAACAGCTCTATGAATTCAGCATAACTTTGGGAAATCTTCATTCTACCTTTACAGAATTCTCAAAGACAAGAAGAACCTGACaagtagaaaacatttttttttatatatttttatatcagtttttAGCTGTTATTGGAGATGAACTCCGTTTGTGGAATGTTTAGAACATTAGTATAAAATGTTGTTCTTGGAGGGTAACTTTATGTACACCACTATACTATAGTCCTGATATATTTCTAGTCTGAGTCCAGTTTCACCTTTGGCTTTGCTGTAAATACAGGTTACGTTACTCttattttggattctttttctttactcCCATCCTTGCTGCATCCTCACACCGCTTGTTACTCCATTCCTACCATTGCTGTATTTTCTTCCTGACTGTGAACACTTGCTCTAGGGCTTCTGACCACTGTTTTCATCCTGTTTTGGATGGTGGCTGAATGGGATAGGTCCAACCTTGGTCTCCGTGACTCCCCTTTTTTGATACGTTCCCTGCTGGCAAAGCAGTTCACATAGTCTTTTCACATCATCAATATCTCATACAATATATTCAATTCTTCTtattaaactatatatttttgtcttaacTCTCTAAGGTCATTTCCTTTAATTGGATATTTAGATGTTCCCAAGCTCCACTCTTCCTCCCACAATAATCTAATCCTATCCATGGTGTGTagatattgctatttttaaattaaattaaattaattaatttttaatttttatttatttttgagagaaagaaagacagcaagcatggaaggggcaaagagagagggggacacagaatctgaagcaggatccaggctctgagctgttagcacagtaCCCCACtcaggcctcgaacccatgaaccacaagatcatgacctgagccaaagtccaatgctcaactgactgagccacccaggagcccctatttttttttttaatttagagagagagagagagagagcatgtgagaggaggagaggggcagaaagagagagagagagtaagagagagagaatcttaaacataCTAcatgctgagccccaccccaccctccaccctgacatgggcttgatcccacaaccctgggatcatgacctgagccaaaatcaagagtcaggagatcaatcaactgagccacccaggtgccctgctattctaacttttacaaaaaaagtCTTGATAACATGTGGTGGGCTGTCCCAACAAGTTGGCCTCTGGAATGATTTCTTAAACTATTTCCACAAGCAGAGTTCAAGCAGCTGTCCCTGTCTTTGTGTTCCTCTAAATTTGCATAATCTATCACCTCATGTTTGCAGATAACCGAATTTGTCAATCTTGACTCTAGATTCTCATTAGCCACCTTTTCTTCTGGAGAGCTGACCAGATATCTATGctttcccccaccacctccccccattttcactaactttttattttgaaaaagttcaaACCtccaaaatatttcaagaataatAAAGTGAATGTCCatatactcttaatcccttcaTCTAGATTAGATTCAGCAATTAATATTTTGCCAATTGCTTTCTCTCTTATGCTAcatatttactttctctttcttcatgttgAAACATTTTGAAGCTAATCACAGATATTATAATACTTCAGCATTTTATCTCCTAACAATAAGGACAGTCTCCTAAACAAGCACAATACAATGATTGCTTCAGGAAATTTAGTATTAATGTAATACTATTTTCTTATCTACCATCCTTATTCAAACATTATATTTAGTTGGTATGtcttttaatctcttttaatctagaaTAGTTCTCTCACCTTCATTCTTTCATGGCATTGACATTTTGGTGGAATGTGGAGCAATGAAATTCTCATACATTGTTTGTATGAGTACAAAATGTACAACCAATTTGGAAAACTGTTGGCAATTTCATACAATGTCAAACAGTTGCTCTTTCTATACCCCAGCAACtctactactagatatttacccaaaagaaataagaacacatattcattaaaaaaaacttatgcaagaatgttcatagcagctatATTTATAATAGACAAAAATGGAGATAACTCAAATGTTCAAAATATCTGAGTACataaacaaattgtagtatattcaGACTATGGAAAAGGACAGGAAactttttggagtgatggaaaATTTTTTGGAGTAATGGAAGTGTCCTATTTTACACACAATTGTATCcacttaagatctgtgcatttcactgtGTGTAAGTTTTACTTCAATTTTTTCAAAAGAGTGTCTATCTGAATATGCACATCATAAAGGCAGGAActttcttttgttcactgctgtgtctcaGGACCTAGCCAAGGGACAGGGCACTTAGCAGGAGCTcaataaaggaaggaaaggaagcagacCATGGAAATCATCTACATCAATGGTTGTCAAATGTGTAATGTAGACTCTAACTTTCAACCCTAGATGTATAGGTATGTCTTGTATTTGAAACCTTATATTATTAATCCATTTCCTAGTTTACTAAGAATCCTTTTGATCAATTACAAGTgttatgaaataagaaaatgtccatttcaatgaaaattttcttactttaaaCCTAAACTTTCCTAGTTTTTTTCATACTGCCTTCACTTTACGTGGTGAGCCTCCAGGATTAAGCGATAAATTGGCTAAGTGATGAGTATGTGTCCATACAAAATTATGCAATATTGTCGGTTAACATTTATCTTAGTCCATGTGGCCAGTATTAGCAGGAAGTTGAATATAGAGTCTCAGGAGAAAAGTCTGGGTTGGATAAACTGATTTTGTCTAGCACAGTCTGTTACACAGTAGGCATCcagtgaatgagtaaataaatgaaatgtaaatctGGAAGCTCAGGCAAATGTAACTGAAGGTATATCCTACCAGTATTTTTCTATATCTGTGTATCTTTAAAAGCAGAATTCGGAATCAGTTTCATAATGttctttgaaaattatgtttattgctattttatttttgaaaaattaatgtcACTTTGTAGTAGAATATTTAGAAAGTAGTTATGAAATGCCACCTTGTGACCAAAGACAGAAGTACAGGATTTCACACAAGGGAGagtggcccagagaggggaagctTCACAGCCAGTACCCTCAGAGGTCTAACACTTATACCAGGTTCTTCTCAGAAGTAAGATGGAACAGAATGCAAAGAACTGGAAGAGCCATCAGGCCCTATCTCAGCTAAAGGGATAGGAGAAACAGAATTATACTACTTTCACCTTTATGAtccttttctaattataaaaaatCCATATGCTCATTGAAACAGTTAAAActggaaatacagagaacaaagaggaagctataaattttccataataatacCATTTAGAAGTATTTTGatatttctctttaacttctgtgtgtgtgtgtgtgtgtgtgtgtgtgtgtgtgttgcagctGGCTTTTTCATGAAACAGTATGATCGTCAGAAATACCTTTCCATGTCAGTGAGATGTTTCTACACCATATTTTGTAATTCATGAAAGAAAGACTTTCTTCATGATTTCAAATTTTAAGGCAGGTAGCTAAATAACATGGAAATGTAAAAAGGGAAATTTTCTCGTTCTAAAATTCACACATGCCACCAGAGTGCATAAATGCTGGAAATGTATACggaattcaattatttattttataattctaaatgaataacatttattccatttagtTTATGCACTATTTGCTTCTTTTATGCAAGGGATGAGGTTGAATGAAAGGAACAAGAATAGACTTTTGCTTTGGAAGGGTGATATGGAGTCAAGGAAGCACAGACTTTCTGAGTTTGTATTTGAGTATTATCTCAGCATCacctgatgatgatgatgatgatgatgatgttgataagGATGATCAAAGATCTAACGTTCTATGAGGGCCTGTTGTAAGCCAGGAATTTCATAGTTTTCTGCACTAACTTCCCACAACAGTCTTGTGGGTGTATGTAGAGTCAtactcattttagagatgaatgGACCACTCTGGGCTCACACTTTTTATACATAGAGAATCCAATTCTAGCCACTGCTTTTCCATTATACTGGCCTCATTCTTTCAGATGATAGGTTGCCAGGGCTTGCTCATTGATCATTAGAAATCTTCACAGTATGTGGCCTGTACCCAACAGGAATCCACTGAGTATTCACTCAATACCATCCcttgatgatgataatgacattgatgatgatgatgatgatgatgataacagcAGTGATGGTGATGGAGAGGAAATTTCCTCTTTGGTCTAGGAGTTCCATTTCCAGGGAGCCCATGAATGGTCTAGTCTCAAAGATAGTAGGTGTCCTCCAAGAAAAAATGATAAGTGATTAATGCAATGTTACACGCTGTAAGGGAAAGAGCCCAGCTTGGAACCCAAGTTTTTTCTGACTCCAAGGCCATACACTTAACCACTTTGCCTTCCTAAACCCAAGAACTTGAATTTTATCTTCACCTTACTGCCCAACCAGTTTTTcaggatatgaaaaaaaaaagtggtaataaTTCCTCAGATGACAGACCAAAAGAGCAATGGTAACAATTGTTTCCTCTACCATCAATGCCTTCAAATGCATCTTCATACCAACTTACGGCTTAACTCCTCTGGCCCCCAAGTTGGGGGCTGAGCCCACAGTGCAAGGATGTTGTTCAAACAGGAGGTGACACCCCTTTTCTCCTGAACTGTAGGACCACATACTCTTGTAAGCTTCCTTTACCTGGGGTTTCCTATATCCCTGAGCCAGGGCTGATACAGACATCAGAAGCACTGcaccacacacatacagagtTATTGCAGAACCACACCAACAGGCCCAGACACAACAGAGGCCTTCTGGGAGTCTGAGCAAGCTGGATAGTAGGAGAATGATAGAGGTCTTGCCTGAAATCTATACCCATTTTCATCCCAATTGTTTTGGGAGCTACTTCACTGGACTCTGAGAGAAAAGTCAATCTCTTCAGCTTTATCTCCAAGTTACCTGGCCAAACCCAGTTCAGACAATTGCATAGACAAAGATGATCATAAACCAATGTTTCTGGTTATGAATCTTTGGGGCTTTATCTCATCCCATACACAAAGTTCCttaaaagagaaggggagaaggaagcaaAGGTAAACTGCTCTGAACTGCAATGAGGACAGGTGTTGTCCTCCAAGTATGTCCAGGGCAGCCCAGCCATCATCTTAAGAGAGTCTGTGCCTGCTGCAGGCTGGAACAGAGAAATCATAGTCAGAGCCACCCTCAGGAGGAGTGACTTGGGTGAGCACAGCCAAGTCTACCTCAGTGACTACCTGAGCACAGCCCCTCTGAGAACCAGGAGAATGGATTTACCCTGTCTTGTAGAACTGGTGCAATGAGGACCTAGAAGTTCATCTCACTCCAACCAGAGTCGAGCCCAACTAGCATCCATCCAGCTGTTGCAACTTTGAAGAATAGTTTGGAGACATGAAGATCCCCCCAAATTATAtcacaatgaaaaaatgaaaacaaagccaaaaagcATAGGACTGGCTAACCATTTTGTGTGCTGATCACAAAAAGGGTACCTGAATATATTTAACTCATATTAAAAGGAGTGAATGCATGGCCAAACATGGTGTTCAGTCAAGAAAAAATGTATCTAATATTACATTTCTTCCCTTGtctttttatcttgtatttcATTATCAAGGggaatcttttaaattttatgtataaatcTGTCAATCTTTTCATAGttcatacttaaaaatataaatactgttgTAGACCTCTACTTTctgaatttcaataaaattcatccatattgtctcATTATTTTAGGGTTCATATTTGAAACAATGTAAAGCATACTGTATATGCCAGTCATCCTCATGCTTCAGTGTGTATCATAATCCCCTAGAGGAACTTGCTGTTACTTTTACAGCCAGTCAATGAGTCTTAGGTCAGCCccagaaatcattattttaaagatgctctccaaggtgattctaatgcaggTGATTATGCAAGACTTTGAGAAAACATTTGGAGTGCAATCTACATCatgcattttccttttggaattgCTTGCCATGAtactagagaaataaaaagatttgttGAAGACTATTGAGTCGATAGCAGAATTTGGACAACACCAGCTCCTTAGTAATAATCaagaaatcaattaaatattaaaacatgatGTCTCAGTTAAACACAAGTATGTGAGGCTGTCAGGAAGAAAAGATAGTTTTTGTTCTGTAGGGGAAATAAAATTCTGAACATTTATATAGTAGCCTTTCTATTAGTGAATTTATACAgttcaagtctttttttcttttttcacgtTTCAACTGGGGATGGGATGGGGTGAAGGAAACTATTCCCTTAGATCGGTTTCCTGTATTGTTTTGCGCAATTTATGCATATTCAGTCTTCTGAACCAGTAGGACAAGCCTGCCAGGCGCTTTCAGGGAGAGATCATCTcacaagagaaggaagacaaaacTTTAGTTAGTCCTTAGACCTAAAGCAGCAACTCTGACTACAGCACTTTTTTTATTCAAACTTGTACCTTGGTCCTACTTCTCAAATGACCTCATCATGTCTGACTCCTAGTTAGAGGAAGCGtcctggaattaaaaacaaaaggggcTGTTTTGCTAAAAACTCTGCAAGACACTGTGGCTCAAGCAATCCTAGAGCAGTCTCACCTGTGTTAAGGGTCACTATAAAGCAGACAGGCTTCAGAAAAGAATGGAGGTTCAACCCAGTAAGGACTCCAGGAAATTGAGTGGGATTTGGCACCCAAGCACTCCAATGTGTCAGGAGCAGTGAGGGCCAGCAGAGTAAAGGACCCAGCAGAAGAGGTAGCAGTGCCCACCAGGCATGGCAGAACCCAGGGGAGGAGTGGGGTTTAACAGCAGATGACTGGTATGGAAGCCCCCAATGCCCTGCCTACTAGTGAACTTGTTCCTGAGCACAGGTAAGTCATGCCAGGGACCTCCCTCCAATAACTGATGTTCTGTAGTGGGTTGGAGTTCTGTATGCACAGGTAGGACTGAGTCTACTTGGCACAGCTCAGAGTTGCCTCATTTCTTCCTTACAGCAGCTCTGTGaggcaaatattttccccatgaaAAGACTGAGTCTAAGCAAGTATATCTGTAATAATTGCCAGTTTTATTCCTCTGGCTAAGAGATCCAGAGGTAATTTGAggtttacatatttcttttagtTATTCCATCAAGAATTTAGGTGCCCCCATTGCCCCTATAAGCCAGTTGCAAATTATTTGACTCTTActtataaaacttttattctttttgtgtgtgtgacatgtgttcatgaaaaaatacatataagcaaaaagaaaaaagctcacaCTACACAGAAATAATCAgtttttgatatatgtatgtatgtatacacacgcacgcacacacacaatttggGATTTAATCCTACATATGTGAGCTGATACTAAATATACTGCTTTTTAACCGGTTATGTTTTACTTTACAATATagtatgaatatattttcatgcaTATGTGTGAAACTTTCCAATTGAAAAACAGACCTGGAGAATGGGTCAAAATACAAAATCCAGTGAGATGCTGGTAACAAGGGAACTACCTAAAAAAAATTCCACcagatgattaaaataaaacGAAAGTCAAAGATACATCAGAAAACGCtaacagaaagaaagcaggggccagatttaatatcagacaaaaaaatTCAAGGCCTAAAGCACACAGGATAAGGGCGGCTGCGTGAATGTCTTTGCTTCCAATGCATCATCACAAACTTGTTTCTTactcttcttatctcttccctaaGCCTTTCCAACTCATCTACTCCTCTTATCATTTCTTCAGGGTCCAAATGCCTCACAGGAGTGTCCTCTTTAAACCCCTGGCCAGGTTGGGTCGGCCCTCCTCTAAGATTTCCTTCTGCTTCCTGGTTTACACCTTCTTCGGAAGGTTGAGGatttccttctgcctcctgtGGTACAGCTTCTGAAGGGCGGCCTGCCTCTGCCTTTGGCATGTTCTGtggttttccttcattttcttcacaaGACTTTTGCATGTTgagtatttttctgttatttcttttgaataaattaattctagaaaacaaggaaacaaaactagATGCCAGACAAATAGACCAGCCATAGTATGGGTTCCCATAGCGACTGGCCTCTTCTCTTTCAGGTCCCTAATATGTCTAAGTTTTCCAACTAGAGAAAGCTAGGTCCTCAAGCTCAGAACTCCCCTGACtccaccccttcctccaccttccttccctccccgtTTGGCTCCAGCTCCATCTTCCCTTCTCCCGCTCCAGCCCACCATTTCCCAGCAGGCCCTGCTTACAGGCCTCTCCTAGCACACAAGCGGAAGCAGCGCAGAAGCAATTAACCCTCTCCTTAGAGGCCTGTCTCCAATATTCCCGCCCTCCTGGGCTTTCCCAAGAGGTTCCAAACTCCCGCCACTCACCTGAGACCGGGTGGTGCAGTatctggcctcccctcccccttcccggtCTCTCctacctcccccgcccccgccccattTCCGCTGCAGGCTCTGCAAAGGCCTCCGGCGCTTAATCCGGATGGGGAGAGGCTGTGGCGACCCCAGGATCTGCTTTGCTGTCATCCacactcccactcccactcccgTCCCCACCCGAAGGGACCTGAGGCAACCTTACACTGACCTGCAGGGATCCAGGGGattttcctgcctcttccctcacTCGATCTGTGTCGCGTCCAAAGACCAAGAGTCCTGCAGAAGGACAGAAGTGCT includes:
- the TCEAL8 gene encoding transcription elongation factor A protein-like 8; its protein translation is MQKSCEENEGKPQNMPKAEAGRPSEAVPQEAEGNPQPSEEGVNQEAEGNLRGGPTQPGQGFKEDTPVRHLDPEEMIRGVDELERLREEIRRVRNKFVMMHWKQRHSRSRPYPVCFRP